A genomic stretch from Hydrogenimonas urashimensis includes:
- a CDS encoding type II secretion system protein, producing MVKSRRGFSFIELLVSIVVIGIVFMSVPLILMETERSSAFSTQQEGIMAGVTSLVNILGYRWDETDTNQTLNGGFAKVCDVTQGAADLNRTSGTSNRRKGHFKGEYRRKFFDYTYLNDPTVSTFATLPASLGADSDDGGLADDIDDFSNSSTTLTGGGIRDYKFDYTIGTKVYYVTDNFGYDVNTTLNADISNTNINQMTNIKMIETTVTSDEGVIKLYAFSSNIGEYKILHRTFE from the coding sequence ATGGTAAAAAGCAGAAGGGGCTTCTCCTTCATCGAACTGCTCGTCTCCATCGTTGTCATCGGCATCGTCTTCATGTCGGTGCCCCTGATTTTGATGGAGACGGAGCGAAGCAGTGCGTTCTCGACGCAGCAGGAAGGAATCATGGCGGGGGTGACCTCGCTTGTCAACATACTGGGATACCGCTGGGACGAAACGGATACCAACCAGACCCTCAACGGGGGATTCGCCAAAGTGTGCGATGTCACCCAGGGCGCCGCCGACCTCAACAGGACCTCCGGCACTTCCAACCGCCGCAAAGGCCATTTCAAAGGGGAGTACCGCAGAAAATTTTTCGATTACACCTACCTCAACGACCCGACTGTCAGCACTTTCGCCACACTTCCGGCTTCGCTTGGAGCAGACAGTGACGACGGCGGTTTGGCGGACGATATCGACGACTTCTCCAACAGCAGCACCACCTTGACGGGGGGAGGAATCCGCGACTACAAGTTCGACTATACGATCGGCACGAAGGTCTACTACGTCACGGACAATTTCGGCTACGACGTGAATACGACACTCAACGCGGACATCTCAAACACGAACATCAATCAGATGACCAACATCAAGATGATAGAGACGACCGTCACCAGCGATGAAGGCGTCATAAAACTCTACGCCTTCTCCTCCAATATCGGAGAGTACAAAATTTTGCACCGGACATTCGAATGA
- a CDS encoding pilus assembly FimT family protein: MKAIRHAFTMIELIMVILIFGIIAMIGADIFVKIYDNYIIARTMNTLQTKTELALEQIARRLQYRIKDSTIARKDSNLSQYKFLGDADESYHILEWIGYADEALKGEWNGTMNVPGWSGFIDLDDSNKTHVATPGSHLSYADNIIKTLSNNTISLATAASAPAIVMDGHVGDYKVSSYGWHPHADHNYTFPVTKQDETTLNFVDGTTSKEIYEHYKMAWTAYALVPSCPSGVTDDCNLSLYYNYQPWYAERFDQDANSSLLMEHVSTFKFIQMGDSIRLKLCVGEHFYDKNISFCKEKVVF; encoded by the coding sequence ATGAAAGCCATCAGACACGCCTTTACGATGATCGAACTGATCATGGTGATCCTCATATTCGGCATCATCGCGATGATAGGGGCCGATATTTTCGTCAAAATCTACGACAACTACATCATCGCCCGAACTATGAACACCCTACAGACCAAAACGGAACTGGCCCTAGAGCAGATCGCCAGGCGGCTGCAGTACCGCATCAAGGACAGTACGATCGCGCGAAAGGATTCCAACCTGAGCCAGTACAAGTTTCTGGGGGACGCGGACGAGAGTTACCATATCCTCGAGTGGATCGGGTATGCCGACGAAGCCCTGAAGGGGGAGTGGAACGGCACGATGAATGTACCGGGATGGAGCGGTTTCATCGATCTGGACGACAGCAACAAAACCCATGTCGCGACACCCGGGAGCCATCTGAGCTACGCCGACAACATCATCAAAACACTCTCCAACAACACTATCTCCCTTGCGACGGCGGCCAGCGCCCCAGCCATCGTCATGGACGGCCATGTGGGGGATTACAAGGTCTCATCCTACGGCTGGCATCCCCATGCCGACCACAACTACACGTTTCCGGTTACAAAACAGGACGAGACGACACTCAATTTCGTGGACGGCACCACATCCAAGGAGATTTACGAGCATTACAAAATGGCGTGGACCGCCTACGCGCTCGTACCGAGCTGCCCGTCAGGCGTGACGGATGACTGCAACCTGAGCCTCTACTACAATTACCAGCCCTGGTATGCCGAAAGGTTCGACCAGGACGCCAACAGCAGCCTGCTCATGGAGCATGTCTCGACATTCAAGTTTATCCAGATGGGAGATTCGATACGTTTGAAACTTTGCGTGGGGGAACACTTCTACGACAAAAACATCTCCTTCTGCAAAGAGAAGGTGGTATTCTGA
- a CDS encoding type IV pilus modification PilV family protein, producing MRRGFTLLSAIFLMVLVATLMVLAYSLSAQTKKQTGDIYMQEQAQLLARSATEFALLAVSGHDNTADCIDQINLRYPQGSPVYDINMTLYYIGNGLPCSHILANGIATAESNGTILIDTSVSYTIPDSNEKVRFFRRTIQKP from the coding sequence ATGCGACGCGGTTTCACACTCCTTTCGGCGATATTTCTGATGGTGCTTGTGGCCACACTCATGGTGCTTGCGTACTCGCTTTCGGCGCAGACGAAGAAGCAGACGGGAGACATCTACATGCAGGAGCAGGCGCAGCTGCTCGCCAGGAGCGCGACCGAATTCGCTCTGCTGGCGGTATCGGGCCACGACAACACGGCCGACTGTATCGATCAAATCAATCTGCGCTACCCGCAGGGCTCTCCGGTCTACGATATCAACATGACACTCTACTATATCGGCAACGGCCTGCCCTGTTCGCATATTCTCGCCAACGGCATCGCCACGGCGGAATCGAACGGGACCATACTCATCGACACGTCCGTCTCCTATACCATCCCCGATTCGAACGAAAAGGTCAGATTTTTCAGACGGACGATCCAGAAGCCTTAA